A part of Curtobacterium sp. MCLR17_036 genomic DNA contains:
- the groL gene encoding chaperonin GroEL (60 kDa chaperone family; promotes refolding of misfolded polypeptides especially under stressful conditions; forms two stacked rings of heptamers to form a barrel-shaped 14mer; ends can be capped by GroES; misfolded proteins enter the barrel where they are refolded when GroES binds), whose amino-acid sequence MAKIIAFDEEARRGLERGLNQLADAVKVTLGPRGRNVVLEKKWGAPTITNDGVSIAKEIELDDPYEKIGAELVKEVAKKTDDVAGDGTTTATVLAQALVREGLRNVAAGADPVSLKRGIEKAVAAVSDQLLANAKDIETKDQIAATASISAADPTIGALIAEAIDKVGKEGVVTVEESNTFGTELELTEGMRFDKGYLSQYFVTDPERQEAVFEDAYILIVNSKISNIKDLLPVVDKVIQAGKQLLIIAEDVDGEALATLVVNKIRGIFKSVAVKAPGFGDRRKAMLQDIAILTGGQVISEEVGLKLENATLDLLGKARKVIITKDETTIVEGSGDEEQIAGRVRQIRSEIEATDSDYDREKLQERLAKLAGGVAVIKAGAATEVELKERKHRIEDAVRNAKAAVEEGIVAGGGVALIQAGAVALESLDLEGDEATGANIVRVAIDAPLKQIALNAGLEPGVVAAKVRELESGWGLNAATGEYVDLVAAGIIDPAKVTRSALQNAASIAGLFLTTEAVVADKPEKTPAMPAGDPTGGMDF is encoded by the coding sequence ATGGCTAAGATCATTGCTTTCGACGAGGAGGCCCGCCGTGGCCTCGAGCGCGGCCTGAACCAGCTGGCCGACGCCGTGAAGGTGACGCTCGGCCCGCGCGGCCGCAACGTCGTCCTCGAGAAGAAGTGGGGCGCCCCCACGATCACGAACGACGGTGTCTCCATCGCCAAGGAGATCGAGCTCGACGACCCGTACGAGAAGATCGGCGCGGAACTCGTCAAGGAGGTCGCCAAGAAGACCGACGACGTCGCCGGTGACGGTACGACCACCGCGACCGTCCTCGCCCAGGCGCTCGTCCGCGAGGGCCTCCGCAACGTCGCCGCCGGTGCCGACCCCGTGTCGCTCAAGCGCGGCATCGAGAAGGCCGTCGCCGCCGTCTCCGACCAGCTCCTCGCCAACGCGAAGGACATCGAGACCAAGGACCAGATCGCCGCCACCGCGTCGATCTCGGCTGCCGACCCGACCATCGGTGCGCTCATCGCCGAGGCCATCGACAAGGTGGGCAAGGAAGGCGTCGTCACCGTCGAGGAGTCGAACACCTTCGGCACCGAGCTCGAGCTCACCGAGGGCATGCGCTTCGACAAGGGCTACCTGTCGCAGTACTTCGTCACCGACCCCGAGCGTCAGGAAGCCGTCTTCGAGGACGCCTACATCCTGATCGTCAACTCGAAGATCTCGAACATCAAGGACCTCCTGCCGGTCGTCGACAAGGTGATCCAGGCGGGCAAGCAGCTCCTGATCATCGCCGAGGACGTCGACGGCGAGGCCCTGGCCACGCTCGTCGTGAACAAGATCCGCGGCATCTTCAAGTCCGTCGCCGTCAAGGCCCCGGGCTTCGGCGACCGTCGCAAGGCCATGCTGCAGGACATCGCGATCCTCACCGGCGGCCAGGTCATCTCGGAAGAGGTCGGCCTCAAGCTCGAGAACGCCACGCTCGACCTGCTCGGCAAGGCACGCAAGGTCATCATCACCAAGGACGAGACGACCATCGTCGAGGGTTCCGGTGACGAGGAGCAGATCGCCGGCCGCGTCCGTCAGATCCGCTCCGAGATCGAGGCGACCGACTCCGACTACGACCGCGAGAAGCTCCAGGAGCGCCTCGCGAAGCTCGCCGGTGGCGTGGCCGTCATCAAGGCGGGTGCCGCGACCGAGGTCGAGCTCAAGGAGCGCAAGCACCGCATCGAGGACGCCGTCCGCAACGCGAAGGCAGCCGTCGAAGAGGGCATCGTCGCCGGTGGTGGCGTCGCCCTCATCCAGGCCGGTGCCGTCGCGCTCGAGTCCCTCGACCTCGAGGGTGACGAGGCGACCGGTGCGAACATCGTCCGCGTCGCCATCGACGCGCCGCTCAAGCAGATCGCGCTGAACGCCGGTCTCGAGCCGGGTGTCGTCGCCGCCAAGGTGCGCGAGCTCGAGTCGGGCTGGGGCCTCAACGCCGCGACCGGTGAGTACGTCGACCTCGTGGCCGCCGGCATCATCGACCCGGCCAAGGTCACGCGCTCGGCGCTGCAGAACGCCGCGTCGATCGCCGGTCTGTTCCTGACCACCGAGGCCGTCGTCGCCGACAAGCCGGAGAAGACCCCGGCCATGCCGGCCGGCGACCCCACGGGTGGCATGGACTTCTAG
- a CDS encoding cold-shock protein yields the protein MANGTVKWFNAEKGFGFITVDGGGQDVFVHYSAIDMSGYKVLEEGQAVVFDVGTGSKGPQAESVRPA from the coding sequence ATGGCCAACGGAACCGTGAAGTGGTTCAACGCTGAAAAGGGCTTCGGCTTCATCACCGTCGATGGAGGAGGTCAGGACGTGTTCGTGCACTACTCGGCCATCGACATGTCGGGCTACAAGGTCCTCGAGGAGGGCCAGGCGGTCGTCTTCGACGTCGGCACCGGGTCCAAGGGCCCGCAGGCCGAGTCGGTCCGACCGGCCTGA
- a CDS encoding LytR C-terminal domain-containing protein, giving the protein MSTRFPRDRFDDVVDGPRVGAHRGVQRRGRGWVVFAWAALATGVLVGIGVLVLALVNDSYSFPGSDAPSTSASATAKPSASSKPSASASSGSGSSGSGSSSSGAAAATPAQQGTTTVVVLNGTTTSGLAARASTALTGAGWQVASTGDAGTTGSTATIVYYQQAAQAAVAQGVAKQLGVTAVQQSSAFPNADVSVVLGADYAG; this is encoded by the coding sequence ATGAGCACCAGATTCCCCCGAGACCGGTTCGACGACGTCGTGGACGGCCCCCGGGTCGGCGCGCACCGCGGCGTCCAGCGTCGCGGCCGCGGCTGGGTCGTGTTCGCCTGGGCCGCCCTGGCCACCGGCGTGCTCGTGGGGATCGGCGTGCTCGTGCTCGCGCTCGTCAACGACAGCTACTCGTTCCCCGGCTCGGACGCCCCGAGCACGAGCGCCTCGGCGACCGCGAAGCCGTCCGCCTCGTCGAAGCCGTCCGCGTCGGCGTCCTCCGGTTCCGGTTCGTCCGGCTCCGGGTCGTCCTCGAGTGGCGCGGCGGCCGCGACGCCGGCCCAGCAGGGCACCACGACCGTCGTCGTCCTCAACGGCACGACGACGAGCGGACTCGCCGCACGGGCGAGCACGGCGCTGACGGGTGCCGGGTGGCAGGTCGCCTCGACCGGCGACGCGGGCACCACCGGTTCGACCGCGACGATCGTCTACTACCAGCAGGCCGCACAGGCAGCGGTCGCGCAGGGCGTCGCGAAGCAGCTCGGGGTCACCGCCGTGCAGCAGTCGTCGGCCTTCCCGAACGCCGACGTGAGCGTCGTCCTCGGGGCCGACTACGCGGGCTGA
- a CDS encoding DUF3263 domain-containing protein: MTASPTDEHGVDQHSAGRSDADGLSELAKHVLSFEHERVRHDRTKEADIRVEFEMSAARYYQVLNRVIDSPAALAYDPQLVTRLQRLRHARTGARAARSFVAPGAAPEGREEER; encoded by the coding sequence GTGACCGCCAGTCCCACCGACGAGCACGGGGTCGACCAGCACAGCGCTGGTCGGTCCGACGCTGATGGACTCAGCGAGCTCGCCAAGCACGTGCTCTCGTTCGAGCACGAGCGGGTGCGTCACGACCGCACGAAGGAAGCGGACATCCGGGTCGAGTTCGAGATGTCGGCGGCGCGCTACTACCAGGTGCTCAACCGTGTGATCGACTCGCCCGCGGCGCTCGCGTACGACCCGCAGCTCGTCACCCGGCTGCAGCGGCTCCGTCACGCGCGCACCGGCGCCCGGGCCGCGCGGAGCTTCGTCGCACCAGGAGCCGCTCCAGAAGGACGTGAAGAGGAACGATGA
- a CDS encoding DUF2332 family protein, producing the protein MTTRDRYAAYADRIEAVSPSYAAWARSLDDALVALLAEVPEQQRQPELFFAVARRLGADPSDPGALRAVGREARPALVAALASATVQANDPRRLAPVVPLFAALAAATERPLGLVDAGAAAGLCSIPDRVTLDHRTSGSPLPADRAPVPSSRPDPSGRDGRGGVRTEVVRMHTAVDGPAVRLMAEVRGAVPAPASRPIRIGARIALDPSPIDLAAPGAFDRLVEAVPPEATDRIALMREAARATLAVPPVRMRGTLPGDLDRALDALPDDVEPVVLTTGTLVYVPGADRQRFVDRVRERGVHWIALERTGILAGVAATLPPDVDPADPEAFATASLDGVAVAVSDPFGTRVRWLRAPNL; encoded by the coding sequence GTGACCACGCGCGACCGGTACGCCGCCTACGCGGACCGCATCGAGGCGGTGTCCCCGTCGTACGCCGCGTGGGCCCGGTCGCTCGACGACGCGCTCGTCGCGCTCCTGGCCGAGGTCCCCGAGCAGCAGCGCCAGCCGGAGCTGTTCTTCGCGGTCGCGCGGCGGCTGGGTGCGGATCCGTCGGACCCCGGAGCGCTGCGCGCCGTCGGCCGGGAGGCCCGCCCCGCCCTGGTCGCGGCCCTCGCCTCCGCCACGGTGCAGGCCAACGACCCGCGGCGGCTCGCGCCCGTCGTCCCGCTCTTCGCGGCGCTCGCCGCGGCCACCGAGCGGCCGCTCGGACTGGTCGACGCCGGCGCCGCGGCGGGGCTGTGCTCGATCCCGGACCGGGTGACGCTCGACCACCGGACGTCGGGGTCTCCGCTGCCGGCGGACCGCGCCCCGGTGCCGTCGTCGCGCCCCGACCCCTCGGGGCGCGACGGCCGTGGCGGGGTGCGCACCGAGGTCGTGCGGATGCACACGGCGGTCGACGGACCCGCGGTCCGTCTCATGGCGGAGGTCCGTGGCGCCGTCCCGGCCCCGGCGAGCAGGCCGATCCGGATCGGCGCGCGGATCGCCCTCGACCCGAGCCCGATCGACCTCGCCGCACCTGGCGCGTTCGACCGGTTGGTCGAGGCCGTCCCGCCCGAGGCGACGGACCGGATCGCCCTGATGCGCGAGGCGGCGCGCGCGACGCTCGCCGTGCCTCCCGTGCGGATGCGGGGCACGCTGCCCGGCGACCTCGACCGCGCGCTGGACGCCCTGCCGGACGACGTCGAACCGGTCGTGCTGACGACCGGCACCCTGGTGTACGTGCCGGGCGCGGACCGGCAGCGGTTCGTGGACCGGGTCCGCGAGCGGGGCGTGCACTGGATCGCGCTCGAGCGCACCGGGATCCTGGCGGGCGTGGCGGCGACGCTGCCTCCGGACGTCGACCCTGCCGACCCGGAGGCGTTCGCCACCGCCTCGCTCGACGGGGTGGCCGTCGCGGTGTCCGACCCGTTCGGCACGCGCGTGCGGTGGTTGCGGGCGCCGAACCTGTGA
- a CDS encoding GNAT family N-acetyltransferase: MSEHSVRRARWTRLTTDELYGIVVLRNRVFALEQRVTAEDFDGRDREPDTEHWWFGTDTEAVGYLRLIRPAADEVHPPGTAPPAWVIGRVATAPGHRGRGIAGRLVAAVLAEHGGDAVVLHAQEYVAALYERHGFVRFGEPYDEAGIRHVGMHRP, encoded by the coding sequence ATGTCCGAGCATTCCGTGCGCCGCGCCCGCTGGACCCGTCTGACGACGGACGAACTGTACGGCATCGTCGTGCTCCGGAACCGCGTCTTCGCGCTCGAGCAGCGGGTGACCGCCGAGGACTTCGACGGCCGCGACCGCGAACCCGACACCGAGCACTGGTGGTTCGGCACGGACACCGAAGCGGTTGGGTACCTGCGACTGATCCGTCCGGCGGCGGACGAGGTCCACCCGCCCGGCACGGCGCCCCCGGCCTGGGTGATCGGCCGGGTCGCGACGGCCCCGGGACACCGCGGCCGGGGGATCGCGGGCCGGCTCGTCGCCGCCGTCCTGGCGGAGCACGGGGGCGACGCGGTCGTCCTGCACGCCCAGGAGTACGTCGCCGCCCTGTACGAGCGGCACGGCTTCGTCCGGTTCGGCGAGCCCTACGACGAGGCCGGCATCCGCCACGTCGGCATGCACCGCCCGTGA
- the msrB gene encoding peptide-methionine (R)-S-oxide reductase MsrB — protein MAYNVDKSDAQWREELSPDQYAVLRQAGTERPWTGELLDEERAGVYTCAACGAELFKSGTKFDSGCGWPSFYESVDPDAVQLIEDKSLGMVRTEVRCANCGSHLGHVFPDGFGTPTGDRYCMNSISLNFSEKTEAATAE, from the coding sequence ATGGCATACAACGTCGACAAGTCCGACGCCCAGTGGCGCGAGGAGCTCTCGCCGGACCAGTACGCCGTCCTCCGTCAGGCGGGGACCGAGCGGCCGTGGACGGGTGAGCTCCTCGACGAGGAGCGTGCCGGCGTCTACACCTGTGCGGCCTGCGGGGCGGAGCTGTTCAAGAGCGGCACGAAGTTCGACTCCGGCTGCGGCTGGCCGTCGTTCTACGAGTCCGTCGACCCGGACGCCGTGCAGCTCATCGAGGACAAGTCCCTCGGCATGGTCCGCACCGAGGTCCGCTGCGCGAACTGCGGTTCGCACCTGGGCCACGTGTTCCCCGACGGGTTCGGCACCCCCACCGGTGACCGGTACTGCATGAACTCGATCTCGCTGAACTTCTCGGAGAAGACCGAGGCGGCGACCGCCGAGTGA
- a CDS encoding DUF3800 domain-containing protein, with translation MLLCFVDESFKPDLYGFGAVMADAAQTRWLTQRMHEIVAGLHEYGVKPGAEVHAHPIFHGKGAWSAVPPRVRVKVFIDVVDAVVTSGATVLLRGSGPERLRRHQDTHGYRDRHTPEQVAFQHLLQRVDKRANELDLHALVIADERSDRDRHRERFAVYQAYGTPGTYMQTRLERLLDTVHFAPSHYSRMLQVADVVAFAWVRSQTVQERDPRQARVLAALVADIERCAYRAGVWP, from the coding sequence ATGCTCCTCTGCTTCGTCGACGAGTCGTTCAAGCCGGACCTCTACGGGTTCGGCGCCGTGATGGCGGACGCGGCCCAGACGCGCTGGCTGACGCAGCGCATGCACGAGATCGTCGCGGGGCTGCACGAGTACGGCGTGAAGCCAGGGGCCGAGGTGCACGCACACCCGATCTTCCACGGGAAGGGCGCGTGGAGCGCGGTTCCCCCGCGCGTGCGCGTCAAGGTGTTCATCGACGTCGTCGACGCCGTGGTGACGTCCGGCGCGACCGTGTTGCTCCGGGGATCCGGACCCGAGCGACTCCGTCGTCACCAGGACACGCATGGCTACCGAGACCGTCACACACCTGAACAGGTGGCGTTCCAGCACCTGCTGCAGCGTGTCGACAAGCGGGCGAACGAGCTCGATCTGCACGCCCTGGTCATCGCGGACGAGCGGTCTGATCGTGACCGGCACCGAGAGCGCTTCGCGGTCTACCAGGCGTACGGGACGCCGGGGACCTACATGCAGACCCGTCTCGAGCGCCTCCTCGACACCGTGCACTTCGCGCCGAGCCACTACTCGCGGATGCTGCAGGTGGCGGACGTCGTGGCCTTCGCGTGGGTACGGTCGCAGACCGTGCAGGAGCGGGATCCGCGGCAGGCGCGTGTCCTCGCTGCGCTCGTCGCAGACATCGAACGGTGTGCGTACCGGGCCGGAGTCTGGCCCTGA
- a CDS encoding aldo/keto reductase, with product MDYRLLGNSGTSVSTLTLGTMTFGSEADEPTSHAILDAFVAAGGTLVDTADVYSGNESERIIGRWLAAHPTEAAQVVLATKGRFPQGDGPNDVGLSRRHLRLALDASLERLGVDHIDLYQMHAWDALTPIEETLRFLDDAVSAGKIGTYGFSNYLGYQVTKAVYEAKAHGWAPPVTLQPQYNLLVRDIEHEVVPACLDAGIGLLPWSPLAGGWLSGKYQRDEAPTGATRLGENPQRGMEAWEARNGDERTWAVLDAVSAVADAHGASRSQVALAWLLARPAVTSVILGVRNLSQLEDNLGAADLVLTEDELTRLTEASAPRVDDYPYGTAGVAQRERKITGGR from the coding sequence ATGGACTACAGACTCCTCGGCAACAGCGGGACATCGGTGTCGACGCTGACCCTCGGCACGATGACGTTCGGCAGCGAAGCCGACGAACCCACCTCACACGCGATCCTCGACGCCTTCGTGGCGGCCGGCGGCACCCTCGTCGACACGGCCGACGTCTACTCGGGCAACGAGTCCGAGCGGATCATCGGCCGCTGGCTCGCCGCGCACCCCACCGAGGCGGCGCAGGTCGTCCTCGCCACCAAGGGGCGGTTCCCGCAGGGTGACGGCCCGAACGACGTCGGGCTCTCCCGGCGACACCTGCGGCTCGCCCTCGACGCCTCGCTCGAGCGGCTCGGCGTCGACCACATCGACCTGTACCAGATGCACGCGTGGGACGCCCTCACGCCGATCGAGGAGACCCTGCGGTTCCTCGACGACGCCGTCTCGGCGGGGAAGATCGGCACGTACGGCTTCTCGAACTACCTCGGCTACCAGGTCACGAAGGCCGTGTACGAGGCGAAGGCGCACGGGTGGGCGCCCCCGGTGACGCTGCAGCCGCAGTACAACCTGCTCGTCCGCGACATCGAGCACGAGGTCGTCCCCGCCTGCCTCGACGCCGGCATCGGACTGCTGCCCTGGTCGCCCCTGGCCGGCGGCTGGCTGTCCGGCAAGTACCAGCGCGACGAGGCCCCGACCGGGGCGACGCGCCTCGGCGAGAACCCGCAGCGCGGCATGGAGGCATGGGAGGCCCGCAACGGCGACGAGCGCACCTGGGCCGTCCTCGACGCGGTGTCCGCGGTCGCCGACGCCCACGGCGCCTCGCGGTCGCAGGTCGCCCTCGCCTGGCTGCTCGCCCGGCCGGCGGTGACGAGCGTCATCCTGGGCGTCCGGAACCTGTCCCAGCTCGAGGACAACCTCGGCGCGGCCGACCTCGTGCTCACCGAGGACGAGCTCACGCGGCTCACCGAGGCCAGCGCACCCCGGGTCGACGACTACCCCTACGGCACCGCGGGCGTGGCGCAGCGCGAGCGGAAGATCACCGGGGGCCGCTGA
- a CDS encoding alpha/beta fold hydrolase, which produces MSLVPAAPAPRIVMSPDGLRLATYDFGDPDAPAVVAVHGFASGALLNWHASGWTRDLVRAGHRVVALDQRGHGASAKPHDPDAYSMDLLVADVTTVIDTYLLDDVAFLGYSLGARVGWHAADRLPDRITRAVLGGIPDADPMRRVAVDQAKAYIADGTPVEDRVTNGYLTMAAGVEGNDLRALVAMVEGMRNSVEPTPENAPAQPILLAAGSEDGIRDSAVRLAAAAPHASFSEIPGRNHFNAPTSRVFRDAAVAFLGPVG; this is translated from the coding sequence ATGTCACTCGTCCCCGCAGCGCCCGCTCCCCGCATCGTGATGTCCCCCGACGGGCTCCGGCTCGCCACGTACGACTTCGGCGACCCCGACGCACCCGCGGTCGTCGCGGTGCACGGCTTCGCGTCGGGCGCGCTGCTCAACTGGCACGCCTCGGGCTGGACCCGCGACCTCGTGCGCGCCGGACACCGCGTGGTCGCGCTCGACCAGCGCGGGCACGGGGCGAGCGCGAAGCCGCACGACCCCGACGCGTACTCGATGGACCTGCTCGTCGCGGACGTCACGACCGTCATCGACACGTACCTGCTCGACGACGTCGCGTTCCTCGGGTACTCGCTCGGCGCGCGCGTCGGCTGGCACGCGGCCGACCGGCTCCCCGACCGCATCACCCGCGCGGTGCTCGGCGGCATCCCCGACGCCGACCCGATGCGCCGCGTCGCCGTCGACCAGGCGAAGGCGTACATCGCCGACGGCACCCCCGTCGAGGACCGCGTGACGAACGGCTACCTGACGATGGCGGCCGGGGTCGAGGGCAACGACCTCCGCGCCCTCGTGGCCATGGTCGAGGGCATGCGCAACAGCGTCGAGCCGACGCCGGAGAACGCCCCCGCGCAGCCGATCCTGCTGGCGGCCGGCAGCGAGGACGGCATCCGGGACAGCGCCGTGCGGCTGGCCGCGGCGGCACCGCACGCCTCGTTCTCCGAGATCCCCGGACGCAACCACTTCAACGCACCCACCTCGCGGGTGTTCCGGGACGCCGCCGTGGCGTTCCTCGGGCCGGTCGGCTGA
- a CDS encoding NAD(P)H-hydrate epimerase: MDGYGADQIRAAERPHLEAGEPLMQRAADGLARVVGDLLDDPAVRPGDGPGSVLLLVGSGDNGGDALFAGARLAADGRHVAVLRVGSRVHEAGLAAALDAGARLLDDPAGPEAVVTDAALEADLVLDAVLGIGVRGPAALRSPAREVVDAIRELARDQRAPFVVAVDVPSGIDVDTGGIADEHVLHADVTVTFGGVKAGLLRGPAATLAGRIELVDVGIGADLAAVEPLVRT; encoded by the coding sequence ATGGACGGGTACGGAGCCGATCAGATCCGCGCGGCGGAACGCCCGCACCTCGAGGCGGGGGAACCCCTCATGCAGCGCGCTGCCGACGGGCTCGCCCGCGTCGTCGGTGACCTGCTCGACGACCCGGCCGTCCGGCCGGGCGACGGCCCGGGGTCGGTGCTCCTGCTGGTCGGCAGCGGCGACAACGGCGGTGACGCCCTGTTCGCGGGTGCGCGGCTCGCGGCGGACGGGAGGCACGTGGCGGTCCTGCGCGTCGGCTCACGTGTCCACGAGGCGGGCCTGGCAGCCGCGCTGGACGCCGGGGCGCGCCTCCTGGACGACCCCGCCGGCCCCGAGGCGGTCGTGACGGACGCGGCCCTCGAGGCCGACCTCGTGCTCGACGCGGTGCTCGGCATCGGGGTGCGGGGTCCGGCGGCCCTGCGCTCCCCCGCCCGCGAGGTCGTCGACGCGATCCGCGAGCTCGCCCGCGACCAGCGGGCGCCGTTCGTCGTCGCGGTGGACGTGCCGAGCGGCATCGACGTGGACACCGGCGGGATCGCCGACGAGCACGTCCTGCACGCCGACGTCACCGTCACGTTCGGCGGGGTGAAGGCCGGGTTGCTCAGGGGTCCGGCGGCGACGCTGGCCGGGCGCATCGAGCTCGTCGACGTCGGGATCGGTGCGGACCTGGCGGCGGTGGAGCCGCTCGTCCGCACCTGA
- a CDS encoding 2-deoxy-5-keto-D-gluconate 6-phosphate aldolase domain-containing protein translates to MPVLDESHPLFLLAMDQRSSLLEHTYGSDTGEAADESEAERVRAGKQLVYRGLLGALAAGASRDRTGVLVDERYGADVARLAKEAGLQLAMPIERSGRDWFELEYGDDWLAHVEAFDPDWVKVLVRDNLDFDADRRADQADRLAAVATALRDAGRPFLVELLVPGTDEQQASVDDYDRDLRPELVVRVLEYLQDRGVEADVWKLEGLDRREDAERVVATARRDGRDAVQCIVLGRDAPQDQLDHWLRTAAPVDGFVGFAIGRSNWESALDDVVQHGLDTGAAEQRIAANYRHFVDTWLEARPGVEHGVDAGGH, encoded by the coding sequence ATGCCCGTTCTCGACGAATCCCACCCCCTCTTCCTGCTCGCCATGGACCAGCGCTCGTCGCTGCTCGAGCACACCTACGGCTCCGACACCGGTGAGGCCGCCGACGAGTCCGAGGCCGAGCGGGTCCGCGCCGGCAAGCAGCTGGTCTACCGGGGGCTGCTCGGCGCCCTGGCCGCCGGGGCGTCGCGCGACCGCACGGGCGTGCTCGTCGACGAGCGCTACGGCGCCGACGTCGCCCGGCTCGCGAAGGAGGCCGGCCTGCAGCTCGCGATGCCGATCGAGCGCTCGGGTCGCGACTGGTTCGAACTCGAGTACGGCGACGACTGGCTCGCCCACGTCGAGGCCTTCGACCCCGACTGGGTGAAGGTGCTCGTCCGCGACAACCTCGACTTCGACGCCGACCGCCGCGCGGACCAGGCCGACCGGCTCGCCGCGGTCGCCACCGCCCTGCGGGACGCCGGTCGGCCGTTCCTGGTCGAGCTGCTCGTGCCCGGAACCGACGAGCAGCAGGCGTCGGTCGACGACTACGACCGGGACCTGCGCCCCGAGCTCGTCGTCCGGGTCCTCGAGTACCTGCAGGACCGCGGGGTCGAGGCCGACGTCTGGAAGCTCGAGGGCCTCGACCGCCGCGAGGACGCCGAGCGCGTCGTGGCCACCGCCCGCCGCGACGGCCGCGACGCCGTGCAGTGCATCGTCCTCGGCCGCGATGCCCCGCAGGACCAGCTCGACCACTGGCTCCGCACCGCGGCGCCCGTCGACGGCTTCGTCGGGTTCGCGATCGGTCGGAGCAACTGGGAGTCGGCGCTCGACGACGTCGTGCAGCACGGCCTGGACACGGGCGCGGCCGAGCAGCGCATCGCCGCGAACTACCGCCACTTCGTGGACACCTGGCTCGAGGCGCGCCCCGGCGTCGAGCACGGGGTGGACGCCGGCGGCCACTGA
- a CDS encoding glycerol dehydrogenase produces the protein MATPISTVMSPARYVQGKDAITRVGEFVAPIGGRPLIVADDVVWGIVEAAVTESFQAADLRVERVGFGRFATPEAVDALVAQIRDTEADVIVGLGGGSAIDAAKASGHLAGIRWASVPTAASTDAPTSALAVIYSEEGEFLEYRFFPHNPDLVLIDTKLVANAPVQFLVAGIGDALATWVEARAAKRANADTMAGGLQTETGVALAELSWKLLHENALQAIEAVKAKVVTPALEKVVEANTLLSGLGFESGGLAAAHAIHNGLTAAPQTHGLAHGQKVNIGTLAQLVLEGADAAEIEDFVVFTTKVGLPNTLTEIGLTVDDTTELRAVADAATVADETIHNMPFPVTPEMVVDALVAIEGIARSIRAAHGLPEPELYRAH, from the coding sequence ATGGCCACTCCCATCAGCACCGTGATGAGCCCCGCCCGCTACGTCCAGGGCAAGGACGCGATCACCCGGGTCGGCGAGTTCGTCGCCCCGATCGGCGGGCGCCCCCTGATCGTCGCGGACGACGTCGTCTGGGGCATCGTCGAGGCCGCGGTCACCGAGAGCTTCCAGGCCGCCGACCTGCGCGTCGAGCGCGTCGGCTTCGGCCGGTTCGCCACCCCCGAGGCGGTCGACGCGCTCGTCGCGCAGATCCGCGACACCGAGGCCGACGTCATCGTCGGGCTGGGCGGCGGGTCCGCGATCGACGCCGCGAAGGCATCCGGGCACCTCGCCGGCATCCGGTGGGCTAGCGTCCCGACCGCCGCCTCGACCGACGCCCCGACCTCGGCGCTCGCCGTCATCTACTCGGAGGAGGGCGAGTTCCTCGAGTACCGCTTCTTCCCGCACAACCCCGACCTCGTGCTCATCGACACGAAGCTCGTCGCGAACGCCCCCGTGCAGTTCCTCGTCGCGGGCATCGGCGACGCCCTGGCGACCTGGGTCGAGGCCCGCGCTGCGAAGCGCGCCAACGCCGACACCATGGCCGGCGGGCTGCAGACCGAGACGGGCGTGGCCCTCGCCGAGCTGTCCTGGAAGCTGCTGCACGAGAACGCCCTGCAGGCCATCGAGGCCGTGAAGGCGAAGGTCGTCACGCCCGCGCTCGAGAAGGTCGTCGAGGCGAACACGCTGCTCTCCGGGCTCGGCTTCGAGTCCGGCGGGCTCGCCGCCGCGCACGCCATCCACAACGGACTGACCGCGGCGCCGCAGACCCACGGCCTCGCGCACGGGCAGAAGGTCAACATCGGCACGCTCGCTCAGCTCGTCCTCGAGGGCGCCGACGCCGCCGAGATCGAGGACTTCGTCGTCTTCACCACGAAGGTCGGGCTGCCGAACACCCTCACCGAGATCGGCCTGACCGTCGACGACACGACGGAGCTCCGGGCCGTCGCCGACGCCGCGACCGTCGCGGACGAGACGATCCACAACATGCCGTTCCCGGTCACGCCCGAGATGGTCGTCGACGCGCTCGTCGCGATCGAGGGCATCGCGCGCAGCATCCGCGCCGCGCACGGACTGCCGGAGCCGGAGCTGTACCGCGCCCACTAG